One stretch of Hydrogenovibrio kuenenii DSM 12350 DNA includes these proteins:
- a CDS encoding MFS transporter: MSQNSSTSKAFHTPNFLDQPKAVWATAFAAVVGFMSIGLVDPILTSISKGLSATLTQVSLLFTSYFFVTSVMMIFTGFISSRLGGRKTLLLGAFFIIVFSALSGLSSSVAELVSFRAGWGFGNALFVVTALSVIVAASRGGTVAAILMYESALGLGISAGPLLGAFLGAHSWRYPFFGTAILMTIGFVAIWLWLPKQPIPVKKTSVLDPIRALGHAGLLTTASSAFFYNYAFFTVLAFVPFVLDMSAHSVGMIFFGWGLLLAVFSVIIAPKLQIRFSGLQILFTVLAVFSVLLLVIAFGSKTDIIVAVILSGALIGICNTVYTEMALEVSGVEKHVASAGYNFVRWFSGVIAPFSAPLIAEHFGSQWAFMVAAVSLIIAPSILFVRRKTVGRFDHKFAVNPYIPPEI, encoded by the coding sequence ATGTCACAAAATTCTTCAACTTCAAAAGCTTTTCATACTCCTAATTTTCTTGATCAACCCAAAGCGGTTTGGGCAACTGCATTTGCCGCAGTAGTTGGTTTCATGTCTATCGGCTTAGTTGATCCCATTCTCACGTCAATTTCTAAAGGATTAAGCGCAACACTTACTCAAGTTTCATTATTGTTTACCAGCTACTTCTTTGTTACCTCGGTCATGATGATTTTTACAGGGTTTATATCCAGCCGCTTAGGAGGCAGGAAGACATTATTACTGGGCGCATTTTTTATTATTGTCTTTTCCGCGCTGTCAGGGCTGTCTTCTAGTGTTGCTGAGTTGGTTAGCTTTAGAGCGGGGTGGGGCTTTGGTAATGCATTGTTTGTGGTTACCGCTTTGTCAGTGATTGTTGCCGCGTCTCGCGGTGGAACCGTTGCCGCTATTTTGATGTACGAATCCGCATTAGGTCTTGGCATTTCTGCAGGTCCTTTATTAGGCGCATTTTTAGGAGCTCATTCTTGGCGTTACCCTTTTTTTGGCACAGCTATTTTGATGACGATTGGATTTGTCGCCATTTGGCTATGGTTGCCCAAACAACCTATCCCAGTAAAGAAAACATCGGTTCTAGACCCGATAAGAGCATTAGGACATGCGGGTTTATTGACAACTGCTTCTAGCGCATTTTTCTACAACTATGCTTTTTTTACCGTTTTGGCATTTGTACCTTTTGTGTTGGACATGTCTGCCCACTCAGTAGGGATGATCTTTTTTGGTTGGGGTCTTTTGCTGGCGGTGTTTTCTGTCATTATTGCTCCTAAATTACAAATACGTTTTAGTGGACTGCAAATTTTGTTTACTGTTTTGGCCGTATTTAGTGTTCTGTTGTTGGTAATTGCATTTGGAAGCAAAACAGACATTATTGTTGCCGTGATTCTTTCAGGTGCCCTCATTGGTATTTGTAATACGGTTTACACAGAAATGGCATTAGAAGTTTCAGGTGTAGAAAAACATGTAGCTTCAGCTGGCTATAATTTTGTGCGTTGGTTTTCAGGTGTTATCGCGCCTTTTTCTGCTCCTTTAATAGCTGAACATTTTGGTAGCCAATGGGCATTTATGGTTGCAGCGGTTTCACTAATTATTGCACCAAGCATTTTATTTGTGAGAAGGAAAACAGTTGGAAGGTTTGATCATAAGTTTGCGGTTAACCCTTATATACCACCAGAAATATGA
- a CDS encoding MarR family winged helix-turn-helix transcriptional regulator gives MTPDKYLSAEKLEKEMALLMRLLEALNRRRNYPLERSHYLLLLQVQTEAKKINDLANTLALDGTTVTRQVTAMQQSGLVVKKADLTDRRITWVSATDKGIKLATEMREIRIQRIDEMLKDWTTEEKEAFSGMLNRCNQSLYNRLAEI, from the coding sequence TTGACTCCTGATAAATATTTGTCTGCTGAAAAACTTGAAAAAGAAATGGCCCTTCTTATGCGCTTGCTTGAAGCGCTGAATAGGCGCCGTAACTATCCTTTGGAGCGCTCACATTATTTACTTTTGCTACAAGTTCAAACTGAGGCAAAAAAGATCAATGACCTTGCGAATACCTTAGCGTTGGATGGGACAACGGTTACACGCCAAGTAACCGCAATGCAACAAAGTGGCTTAGTCGTAAAAAAAGCCGATCTAACTGATCGTCGTATTACTTGGGTGTCTGCTACAGATAAAGGGATAAAGCTCGCAACAGAAATGCGCGAGATACGTATTCAACGAATTGATGAAATGCTTAAAGATTGGACAACAGAAGAAAAAGAGGCATTTTCCGGTATGTTAAACCGTTGCAACCAGTCTTTGTACAATCGTCTGGCTGAAATATAG
- the fliN gene encoding flagellar motor switch protein FliN — MSEEDDMSAWGDALSEQADAEGSSTGETSSAEDDPWGSALAEQAEVDASAQGDIDAASFDALEKGRGEGGEKVDLDVLLDIPVTLQLEIGRAKVSIRNLLSYTQGSVIEMDRLAGEPLDLLVNGTLIAHGEVVVINDKFGVRLTDVVSPQERIKKLK; from the coding sequence ATGAGTGAAGAAGATGATATGAGCGCATGGGGTGATGCGCTATCAGAACAAGCTGACGCTGAAGGTTCATCGACTGGTGAAACCTCATCTGCTGAAGATGATCCTTGGGGAAGTGCTTTAGCTGAGCAAGCAGAAGTTGATGCAAGTGCGCAAGGTGATATTGACGCAGCTTCTTTTGATGCGCTTGAGAAAGGGCGTGGAGAAGGCGGAGAGAAAGTTGATTTAGATGTTTTACTGGATATTCCTGTAACATTACAACTAGAAATCGGTCGTGCCAAAGTATCTATTCGTAACTTGCTGTCCTATACGCAGGGTTCTGTTATTGAAATGGATCGCCTAGCTGGTGAACCGTTGGATTTATTAGTGAACGGAACTTTGATTGCTCATGGTGAAGTTGTGGTGATTAATGATAAGTTTGGTGTTCGTTTAACAGACGTAGTAAGTCCACAAGAACGTATCAAAAAGCTTAAGTAA
- the fliM gene encoding flagellar motor switch protein FliM → MEDILSQDEVDALLRGMGGGDIDTEDDDASEATSAKVYDFTNQERIVRGRLPALDIINERFARGFQRHFNEMIMSSVEVTAGEVKIIKMIDYLRNLFVPTSLNIYRINPLNGVSLFTLDSKLIFTAVDIYFGGTGLLPFKIEGREYTPVEMSMVRSILDISSENLRKAWGPVMDIEIDYMHSEMNPKFASIVEATDMIVVSPINVRFEGVEGRVDIVMPYAMLEPVRDKLEEGMSNLQGESDNRWSRTLKEEAKNIEIDISVSLAELKMNMDDLMKMEKGDIIPIEMPERVAVKAEGIAFLKGKLGESNDKKAVKVEEILRHPAYSEKMIENMKEWYDE, encoded by the coding sequence ATGGAAGATATATTAAGTCAAGACGAAGTCGATGCCCTATTAAGGGGTATGGGCGGTGGCGACATTGATACGGAAGATGATGATGCTTCCGAAGCGACGTCTGCCAAAGTCTATGACTTTACCAACCAAGAAAGAATTGTTCGTGGTCGTTTGCCGGCATTGGATATTATCAATGAACGGTTTGCGAGAGGGTTTCAGCGTCATTTTAACGAGATGATTATGTCGAGCGTTGAGGTGACGGCTGGTGAAGTGAAAATCATCAAAATGATTGATTATCTTCGAAACCTTTTTGTACCGACCAGTCTGAACATTTACCGTATCAATCCTTTGAACGGCGTGTCTCTGTTCACGCTCGATTCGAAATTGATTTTTACCGCGGTGGATATCTATTTTGGTGGTACAGGGCTTTTACCATTTAAGATCGAAGGGCGTGAATATACCCCTGTTGAGATGAGTATGGTTAGAAGTATCTTGGATATTTCTTCCGAAAACTTGCGTAAGGCCTGGGGGCCTGTAATGGATATCGAAATCGATTACATGCACTCAGAAATGAATCCGAAGTTTGCCAGTATTGTTGAAGCGACAGACATGATCGTAGTAAGTCCGATTAATGTTCGCTTTGAAGGTGTTGAAGGTCGTGTCGATATTGTCATGCCTTATGCCATGCTGGAGCCGGTTAGAGACAAACTTGAAGAAGGGATGTCTAACCTGCAAGGTGAATCAGATAACCGTTGGTCTCGTACGCTTAAGGAAGAAGCGAAAAACATCGAAATTGATATTTCGGTTAGTTTGGCTGAGCTGAAGATGAACATGGATGATCTGATGAAGATGGAAAAAGGAGACATCATTCCGATTGAAATGCCGGAAAGAGTCGCTGTTAAAGCCGAGGGTATTGCTTTTCTAAAAGGAAAACTGGGTGAAAGCAATGATAAAAAAGCGGTGAAAGTGGAAGAAATTCTTCGTCACCCTGCTTATTCGGAGAAAATGATAGAAAACATGAAGGAATGGTACGATGAGTGA
- a CDS encoding flagellar basal body-associated FliL family protein, with translation MAEEANEGAAEKKSSGKGIIIILLVVMILLIIGIGVLTFFLLTSKNHEGGSQAEEQHASAEHGNGKTEEVKDGVVRNYDPKYKQYDPPEPGSPPQYFAMQPFVVNFKGQGQAKFLAVTIKFMTHYPQLVKDLENYRPMLRNDITALLRIQTYTELNQDNGQQVLGDKILKIAKADLGKNNIFPDLLEAVYFDRFVMQ, from the coding sequence ATGGCTGAAGAAGCAAATGAAGGCGCAGCTGAAAAGAAAAGTAGTGGTAAAGGCATTATTATCATTTTGTTAGTGGTAATGATCTTGCTGATTATTGGTATAGGTGTACTAACCTTTTTTCTTTTGACATCAAAAAATCATGAGGGTGGTAGTCAAGCTGAAGAACAGCATGCTTCTGCTGAGCACGGTAATGGCAAAACTGAAGAAGTTAAGGATGGAGTTGTACGAAATTACGATCCTAAATATAAACAGTATGATCCACCAGAGCCAGGTTCTCCACCGCAATATTTCGCGATGCAGCCTTTCGTAGTGAATTTTAAAGGACAAGGACAAGCTAAATTCTTAGCCGTGACGATTAAGTTTATGACGCATTATCCGCAGTTGGTTAAAGATTTAGAAAATTATCGTCCTATGTTACGAAATGACATTACTGCTCTGCTGAGAATTCAGACCTATACAGAGTTGAACCAAGATAATGGTCAACAGGTTTTAGGTGATAAAATTTTAAAGATCGCAAAAGCTGATTTAGGAAAAAATAATATTTTCCCCGATTTGCTAGAAGCAGTTTATTTTGATCGTTTTGTAATGCAGTAA
- the motB gene encoding flagellar motor protein MotB, with protein MADEQSIIIKRLTKCPHCAHGGAWKVAFADFMTATMAFFLMLWVLSGVNDEEMKAMAEYFRDPSVIEASPNVLVKSKEAGRSSNSVIDMGGFKDSPQHSTDDGKNIDAVEKKAETAQMLDLKQQIDQKIENNPTLKELKNQLKIDLTPNGLQIQVLDDRKKPMFETGVDLPKSYAAKLLEEVGQVLSKTTNRISIAGHTDSSGYHSNADYTNWELSADRANAARRLLIKGGVNSKKIAQVVGLADTVPFDKENPYNPRNRRISIVVLNKEAEDRLKSLSDAPGVEDLSKELDKSPTTNTTGGSRSDPVTMPGPISPPVASEVQPSH; from the coding sequence ATGGCTGATGAACAGTCCATAATTATAAAACGACTCACAAAATGTCCTCACTGTGCTCATGGTGGGGCATGGAAAGTTGCGTTTGCTGACTTTATGACCGCAACTATGGCGTTCTTTTTAATGTTATGGGTATTGAGCGGAGTCAATGATGAAGAAATGAAGGCAATGGCCGAATACTTCCGGGATCCGAGTGTTATTGAAGCTTCTCCTAATGTATTGGTGAAGTCAAAAGAAGCTGGTCGAAGCTCGAATTCTGTGATTGATATGGGGGGGTTTAAAGATTCGCCGCAGCATTCAACGGATGATGGTAAAAATATTGATGCTGTTGAAAAGAAAGCTGAAACAGCGCAAATGTTGGATTTGAAACAACAAATTGATCAAAAGATTGAAAATAATCCAACGTTAAAAGAATTAAAAAATCAGCTTAAAATTGATCTTACGCCAAATGGACTGCAGATACAGGTATTGGATGACCGTAAAAAACCTATGTTTGAAACCGGGGTGGATTTACCGAAGAGTTATGCCGCAAAGCTGTTAGAAGAAGTTGGGCAAGTTTTATCAAAAACGACTAATAGAATTAGCATAGCAGGTCATACGGATTCATCAGGCTATCATTCTAATGCAGATTATACTAACTGGGAATTATCTGCAGATAGAGCGAATGCTGCCAGAAGATTGTTAATTAAAGGCGGCGTAAATTCAAAGAAAATAGCTCAGGTGGTTGGTTTGGCTGATACGGTGCCATTTGATAAGGAAAACCCGTATAATCCTCGGAATAGACGAATTAGCATCGTCGTGTTGAATAAAGAGGCGGAAGATAGGCTAAAAAGCTTGAGCGATGCGCCAGGAGTTGAAGACTTGTCAAAAGAGTTAGACAAATCGCCAACAACGAACACAACAGGTGGTTCGAGATCTGATCCGGTTACAATGCCGGGACCTATTTCGCCGCCTGTGGCATCAGAGGTACAACCGTCTCATTAA
- the motA gene encoding flagellar motor stator protein MotA produces MRAIVGTLVVFGCLLGGYLPHGSIDILIQPLEVVIICGGAFGAFIIANPGWVIKKSFSGALGLAKSSPYSKETYMELLGLMFRLFNKARREGLMAIEADVEDPHSSELFGTAPKIMANHHVVDFISDYLRLMISGASNPYQLEDLMILELDTHHHEALAPSEAVGKVAEGLPGFGIVAAVMGIIITMGYLDAGPLEIAHHMSVALVGTFLGILAAYGVVAPISSDIANRANEEGAFFGTIKACLMANLNGYAPQIAIEFGRKAIPGSSRPNFQEVDEFLQTLK; encoded by the coding sequence ATGAGAGCGATTGTAGGTACACTGGTAGTCTTCGGTTGTCTTCTAGGGGGATACTTACCTCACGGAAGTATTGATATTCTGATTCAACCGTTGGAAGTAGTGATTATATGTGGTGGAGCCTTCGGTGCTTTTATTATCGCGAATCCAGGCTGGGTGATCAAAAAGAGTTTTTCTGGCGCGTTAGGCTTAGCAAAATCATCTCCTTACAGCAAAGAAACTTATATGGAATTGTTAGGGTTGATGTTCCGTTTGTTTAACAAGGCAAGACGTGAAGGTCTGATGGCAATAGAAGCCGATGTAGAAGATCCACATTCAAGTGAACTGTTTGGAACTGCGCCTAAGATCATGGCTAATCATCATGTTGTGGATTTTATTAGTGACTACTTGAGATTGATGATTTCAGGTGCAAGTAACCCTTATCAACTGGAAGATTTGATGATTTTGGAGTTAGACACTCATCATCATGAAGCTTTAGCTCCGTCAGAGGCAGTAGGCAAGGTTGCTGAAGGTTTGCCTGGTTTCGGTATTGTCGCCGCTGTTATGGGGATTATCATTACAATGGGTTATTTGGATGCAGGGCCTTTGGAAATCGCTCACCATATGTCTGTAGCATTGGTAGGAACATTTTTGGGTATTCTAGCCGCCTATGGTGTTGTAGCACCTATTTCTTCCGATATTGCTAACAGAGCAAATGAAGAGGGAGCTTTTTTTGGGACGATTAAAGCTTGTTTGATGGCTAACTTAAATGGTTATGCACCACAAATCGCAATTGAATTTGGTCGTAAGGCTATCCCTGGATCATCGCGCCCGAATTTTCAAGAAGTGGATGAATTTTTACAAACATTAAAATAG
- a CDS encoding methyl-accepting chemotaxis protein, giving the protein MKDLMKICFSLFVAASLPTTAYAGSVDMLGQSTVGIIVIAVIVAAVIAGALVYLFWCKRAGVCDQSELVANINKAISEDDYSSQLTSTSSDPKLLSSINDLVLKLQSQVSEKDAALDEAQSEIASLQSNIESLNDTLAFCQQQNQDLEAKPCLEPEIGAKLVELSGAFSEAVLKMGEGTHTGMESASQVITEVGGLTDEVNEASSVIIKLEEDSNNIGTVLVLIRDIAEQTNLLALNAAIEAARAGEHGRGFAVVADEVRLLAGKTQQATTEIQGIIEELQQRAQNAVEVMSHGKDKVELTRSQATNVNDLLGDINQQLGKLKTVQLALEEAVSKI; this is encoded by the coding sequence ATGAAAGATTTAATGAAAATTTGTTTTAGTCTGTTTGTTGCAGCATCTTTACCGACAACAGCTTATGCAGGAAGTGTTGACATGTTAGGGCAATCAACAGTAGGAATTATTGTTATTGCTGTTATTGTTGCGGCAGTAATTGCAGGCGCACTGGTTTATTTGTTCTGGTGTAAACGCGCTGGAGTATGTGATCAATCAGAACTTGTTGCCAATATTAATAAAGCCATTTCAGAGGATGATTACTCTTCACAGTTAACGTCTACATCTTCTGACCCTAAGTTGCTATCTTCAATAAACGATTTGGTGCTAAAGCTGCAATCTCAAGTAAGCGAGAAGGATGCAGCATTAGATGAGGCTCAGTCAGAAATTGCAAGTCTACAATCAAATATTGAATCTTTGAATGATACTTTGGCATTTTGTCAGCAACAAAATCAGGATTTAGAAGCTAAACCTTGTTTAGAGCCTGAAATAGGTGCCAAATTGGTTGAATTATCAGGTGCGTTTTCAGAAGCCGTTTTAAAAATGGGTGAAGGAACTCATACTGGAATGGAGTCAGCTTCACAAGTTATTACTGAAGTGGGTGGTTTAACGGATGAAGTTAATGAAGCTTCTAGTGTGATTATAAAGCTAGAAGAAGATAGTAATAATATTGGTACTGTGTTGGTTTTGATTCGTGATATTGCAGAGCAAACAAATCTTTTAGCACTAAATGCCGCAATTGAAGCAGCGCGTGCTGGTGAACATGGACGAGGGTTTGCCGTCGTTGCTGATGAGGTGCGTCTTTTGGCGGGAAAAACACAACAAGCAACCACTGAAATTCAGGGCATTATTGAAGAATTACAACAGCGTGCACAAAATGCTGTCGAAGTGATGAGTCATGGTAAAGATAAGGTTGAGTTGACACGTTCTCAAGCAACGAATGTGAATGACCTTCTAGGTGATATTAACCAACAGCTAGGCAAATTGAAAACGGTTCAGTTAGCTTTAGAAGAAGCTGTTTCGAAGATTTAG